The proteins below are encoded in one region of Clostridium estertheticum:
- a CDS encoding TSUP family transporter, which yields MITKIILLCMAGFLASFVDSIAGGGGLISVPAFMLAGLPPHMVLGTNKFSATAGSFTSSLQFIKSGKANFKLLKYLIPFTFIGSILGVKAVLHIDQKFLNTLVLILIMFIGIYTLFSKSLGLEDKFQGLTKKNVIIGVILALFLGFYDGFFGPGTGSFLVFGFISIFGFNFVTSSANARILNFVSNITALILFALSGKINYMIGLPVAVSMIIGAKMGTIVALNKGSKLIKPIFVTMSLAVALKMLTGIFKYL from the coding sequence ATGATTACTAAAATTATTCTCTTATGTATGGCAGGCTTTTTAGCTTCTTTTGTGGATTCCATTGCTGGAGGTGGTGGTTTAATAAGTGTGCCCGCCTTTATGCTTGCAGGTTTACCTCCTCACATGGTGCTTGGAACCAATAAATTCAGTGCTACTGCTGGTTCTTTTACTAGTTCGCTACAATTTATAAAATCAGGAAAGGCTAACTTCAAGTTATTAAAATATCTTATTCCCTTCACCTTTATAGGCTCAATATTAGGTGTTAAAGCAGTTCTACATATAGACCAAAAGTTTTTAAATACATTAGTATTAATTCTTATCATGTTCATTGGAATTTATACTCTCTTTTCCAAATCTTTGGGATTAGAGGATAAATTCCAAGGCCTCACTAAAAAAAATGTAATAATTGGAGTAATCCTCGCACTTTTTTTGGGTTTTTATGATGGATTTTTTGGCCCCGGAACTGGTTCATTTTTAGTATTCGGATTTATAAGTATCTTTGGTTTTAACTTTGTAACTTCTTCTGCTAATGCAAGAATTTTAAACTTTGTCAGCAATATTACAGCACTTATATTATTTGCCCTAAGCGGTAAAATAAATTATATGATAGGATTACCAGTAGCAGTTTCTATGATTATAGGCGCTAAAATGGGAACAATCGTTGCATTAAATAAAGGCTCAAAACTCATAAAGCCTATTTTTGTAACAATGTCTTTAGCTGTTGCCTTAAAAATGCTTACAGGCATTTTTAAATATCTCTAA
- a CDS encoding RDD family protein, with protein sequence MLEQEEKKVNSKDGQSVKSNSNNASRPTFLNTFMASLIDLIVIGVASTVVVFLADAVLRISGFALTQKFGMIFVIFMVVMVLYMSIMESGKMSATLGKKASGLFITKR encoded by the coding sequence ATGTTAGAACAAGAAGAAAAAAAGGTAAATAGTAAAGATGGTCAATCGGTTAAATCCAATTCCAATAATGCATCAAGACCTACTTTTTTAAACACTTTTATGGCTAGCCTTATAGATTTAATAGTTATAGGTGTGGCATCAACAGTAGTAGTATTTTTAGCAGATGCTGTGCTTAGAATATCAGGATTTGCATTAACTCAAAAATTTGGAATGATATTTGTGATTTTTATGGTTGTTATGGTATTATACATGAGTATTATGGAAAGTGGAAAAATGTCTGCTACACTTGGTAAGAAAGCATCAGGACTATTTATTACTAAACGATAG
- the rlmD gene encoding 23S rRNA (uracil(1939)-C(5))-methyltransferase RlmD, which translates to MQKRKEYEFNIEKLEFPAQGIAYYEGEKVLIKNTLPGQKVIAKVSRKKPVGVEAKLVKILEDVDYKVEPLCKITEFCGGCSHQFLSYEKQLEFKKQQVLKLFEDAEIKDYEFLGIQQSPEQFEYRNKMEFTFGDFRKNEELTLGMHTKGRSFSIVTVDDCKIVDVDFREILKLVLNYFIELKLPHYNVMERKGYLRNLVIRKAKNTGEILVNLVTTSQIDLDLSEITSKLKELKCDGVITGIMHTYNDSLSDIVQADKTETLYGRDYIMENILDLKFKINPFAFFQTNSKGAEKLYSIVRDFLGDSESKVVFDLYCGTGTIGQIVAAKAKKVLGIELIEEAVAAANENARINGLDNCEFIAGDVAKVIKDVQDKPDSIILDPPRAGVHPTALDYVIKFDAPHIVYVSCNPKSLVVDLKEMINNGYKVNKVILMDMFPHTPHIETIVDIVKVSQ; encoded by the coding sequence ATGCAAAAAAGAAAAGAATATGAATTTAATATAGAAAAATTAGAATTTCCAGCACAGGGAATTGCATACTATGAGGGTGAAAAGGTACTGATTAAAAACACATTGCCAGGTCAAAAGGTAATTGCTAAAGTATCAAGAAAGAAGCCAGTAGGGGTAGAAGCAAAACTTGTAAAAATACTTGAAGATGTAGACTATAAAGTTGAACCTCTTTGCAAAATCACTGAATTTTGTGGAGGATGTAGCCATCAATTCCTTTCCTATGAAAAGCAATTAGAATTTAAAAAACAACAAGTTCTAAAATTATTTGAAGATGCAGAAATAAAAGATTATGAATTTTTGGGTATACAGCAGAGTCCTGAACAATTCGAGTATAGAAATAAAATGGAATTCACTTTTGGAGATTTTAGAAAAAACGAAGAATTAACTTTAGGTATGCATACAAAAGGAAGAAGTTTTAGCATAGTTACTGTTGATGATTGCAAAATAGTTGATGTAGATTTTAGAGAAATATTAAAATTAGTATTAAACTATTTTATAGAACTAAAATTGCCACACTATAATGTAATGGAGCGTAAGGGTTATTTAAGAAACTTAGTTATTCGAAAGGCTAAAAATACTGGTGAGATATTGGTTAATTTAGTAACTACATCTCAGATAGATTTAGATCTTAGTGAAATTACGAGTAAGCTTAAGGAATTAAAATGTGATGGAGTTATTACCGGAATAATGCATACATATAATGACTCATTATCAGACATAGTTCAAGCTGATAAAACTGAAACATTATACGGAAGAGATTACATTATGGAAAACATATTAGATCTTAAGTTTAAAATCAATCCTTTTGCTTTTTTTCAAACTAATTCAAAAGGTGCAGAAAAGCTTTATAGTATAGTTAGAGACTTTTTAGGTGATTCAGAATCAAAAGTTGTGTTTGATTTATATTGTGGAACGGGAACTATAGGTCAAATTGTTGCAGCCAAAGCTAAAAAAGTTTTAGGAATTGAATTAATAGAAGAAGCAGTTGCTGCTGCTAATGAAAATGCAAGAATTAATGGATTAGATAATTGTGAGTTTATAGCAGGTGATGTAGCTAAGGTTATAAAAGATGTACAAGATAAACCTGATAGCATTATCTTAGATCCTCCAAGAGCGGGTGTTCACCCTACAGCATTAGATTATGTAATAAAATTTGATGCACCGCACATAGTTTATGTTTCTTGTAATCCTAAAAGTTTAGTTGTTGATTTAAAAGAAATGATCAATAATGGATATAAGGTGAATAAGGTAATATTGATGGATATGTTCCCTCACACACCTCATATAGAAACTATTGTTGATATAGTTAAGGTAAGTCAATAA
- a CDS encoding CPBP family intramembrane glutamic endopeptidase gives MKVLSKTMFPNEIFSDIEQKDGIIAVMFFLFIFIVMFLNLYLVKISPLFSIIRNDTTNSIYKLIFALLMDIPGFISVIVVLKFRKQKINTIGLRRQGFKSAIYIGISLISMFWIYYISNKGFSKKLICDSVFYIVLIGFYEELIFRGFLWPRLVVGFGKIWGTILSGVFFGVMHLPIDIVFNNKTIFETFILGNASNINILGGVIGALWFIFIYTRNSNILLPSFVHGLQDMLAML, from the coding sequence TTGAAAGTACTGAGTAAAACTATGTTTCCTAATGAGATTTTTTCGGATATAGAGCAGAAAGATGGAATAATTGCTGTAATGTTTTTTTTATTTATATTCATAGTTATGTTTTTAAATCTATATTTAGTTAAAATATCTCCATTATTTTCGATAATAAGAAACGATACAACAAATTCTATTTACAAATTAATATTTGCATTACTAATGGATATACCTGGATTTATATCTGTAATAGTTGTTTTGAAATTTAGAAAACAAAAAATAAATACGATCGGGTTAAGAAGACAAGGATTTAAGTCTGCTATATACATTGGCATTTCTCTTATTTCTATGTTTTGGATTTATTACATAAGTAATAAAGGCTTTAGTAAAAAACTTATATGTGATTCAGTTTTTTACATTGTTCTTATTGGTTTCTATGAAGAATTAATCTTTAGGGGCTTTTTATGGCCAAGGCTCGTTGTCGGGTTTGGAAAAATATGGGGAACTATTTTAAGTGGTGTATTCTTTGGAGTGATGCATTTACCAATTGATATTGTTTTCAATAACAAGACTATATTTGAAACTTTCATACTAGGAAATGCTTCAAACATTAACATTCTTGGGGGGGTAATCGGTGCATTATGGTTTATATTTATATACACTCGTAATAGTAACATTTTATTACCTTCATTTGTTCATGGACTTCAAGATATGTTAGCTATGCTCTAA
- a CDS encoding ArsR/SmtB family transcription factor, which translates to MRKLKKEASVCYETGIKILSCIYKKINSTQAIAKEVGITEAGVSKHLKIMYKAGVLRKRRDGNFINYIIERKVIDRIPMDVYQYLDN; encoded by the coding sequence GTGAGGAAACTTAAAAAAGAAGCATCAGTATGTTATGAAACAGGAATAAAGATTTTAAGTTGTATTTATAAAAAAATCAATTCCACTCAAGCAATAGCTAAAGAAGTAGGCATCACTGAAGCTGGAGTATCCAAGCACCTTAAAATCATGTATAAAGCGGGGGTACTTCGTAAAAGGAGAGACGGTAATTTTATAAATTATATCATTGAGAGAAAAGTCATTGATAGAATACCAATGGATGTGTATCAGTATTTGGATAACTAA
- a CDS encoding GNAT family N-acetyltransferase, which produces MDILITDRLIIRPIAEQDCYDISEYGCDEDTGKYMIYWPKSKNNIRKFIDECTTCMNSNTVTWYEFAIQLKENNKVVGNISLETKEEFSEIGWISNKVYWNNGYMTEAVREIIKYAFHKLNITKIMSTCTNKNRASYRVMEKCGMTKIKEEKNYKSIKQGIEVEYDKLTYCIEG; this is translated from the coding sequence GTGGATATATTAATAACTGATAGGTTAATAATTCGGCCAATTGCGGAACAGGATTGCTATGATATAAGTGAATACGGATGTGATGAGGATACAGGTAAATATATGATATATTGGCCTAAATCCAAAAATAATATCAGAAAGTTTATTGATGAATGTACTACTTGTATGAATTCTAATACAGTTACTTGGTATGAATTTGCAATTCAATTGAAGGAAAACAACAAAGTTGTTGGTAACATTTCGTTAGAAACAAAAGAAGAATTCTCAGAAATCGGTTGGATTTCTAATAAGGTATATTGGAACAATGGTTATATGACAGAAGCGGTTAGAGAAATCATTAAATATGCATTTCATAAATTAAACATTACTAAGATTATGTCGACATGTACTAATAAAAATCGAGCATCCTACAGAGTTATGGAAAAGTGTGGTATGACTAAAATTAAAGAGGAAAAGAACTATAAATCTATAAAGCAGGGAATTGAAGTGGAATATGATAAACTAACTTATTGTATTGAAGGATAG
- a CDS encoding DNA topology modulation protein — MSSMAKKIMVIGSPGSGKSTFSMKLSKITGIPLIHLDKEFWNNGWIETPRTEWVRKQKKLIAGDEWIIDGNYGGTIDIRLEKADTIIYFKLSRVVCLLSYFKRVITNLGKIRPDMPEGCPEKFDFEFMKYIWNFSNKPGQINIDKLEKDNKQVIVFRNRRQSKQYIIEILNGRN; from the coding sequence ATGAGTAGCATGGCAAAAAAAATAATGGTTATAGGTTCACCAGGTAGTGGCAAAAGTACATTTTCGATGAAGTTGTCAAAAATCACGGGTATCCCTCTTATTCATCTTGATAAAGAGTTTTGGAATAATGGATGGATTGAAACTCCGAGGACTGAATGGGTGAGAAAGCAAAAGAAGTTAATAGCAGGAGATGAATGGATAATAGATGGTAACTATGGGGGTACTATAGATATTCGACTTGAAAAGGCCGATACAATAATATATTTTAAATTAAGTAGAGTTGTTTGCTTATTGAGTTACTTTAAACGAGTTATAACAAATTTAGGTAAAATAAGACCTGATATGCCAGAGGGTTGCCCTGAAAAGTTTGATTTTGAATTTATGAAGTATATTTGGAATTTCTCTAATAAACCAGGTCAAATAAATATTGATAAACTTGAAAAGGATAATAAACAAGTAATAGTATTTAGAAATAGAAGACAATCAAAACAGTATATTATAGAAATTTTAAATGGAAGAAATTAA
- a CDS encoding class I SAM-dependent methyltransferase, protein MNNEKILDQNGKSWDIIADDWFGVTALPTYGPFTPKEDELNLFEDVSGKYVLDIGCGSGHSLCYMGEKGASELWGIDISSTQIKSAKDVLNKSGYSQKLFVSPMENNPGIPLNYFDIVYSIYALGWTIDLEKTINMISNYLKPGGIFVFSWDNPLMQCLEAKDDKIFFNRSYMEEELINMKKGGQPMSLYNWKLSTYINALSNAGMKVERLIENTDTETINNAADFSEKYYSAFKAKIIPMSFIIKAIKL, encoded by the coding sequence ATGAACAATGAAAAAATATTAGACCAAAACGGTAAGAGTTGGGATATCATAGCTGATGATTGGTTTGGAGTAACAGCGCTTCCTACTTATGGCCCATTTACTCCTAAAGAGGATGAATTAAATTTATTTGAAGATGTTTCAGGTAAATATGTATTAGATATAGGGTGCGGTAGTGGTCATTCGCTGTGTTATATGGGTGAAAAGGGTGCATCCGAATTGTGGGGAATTGATATTTCATCAACACAGATAAAAAGTGCTAAAGATGTTCTTAATAAAAGCGGTTACTCACAAAAGCTTTTTGTTTCACCAATGGAAAATAATCCTGGGATACCATTAAATTATTTTGATATTGTTTACTCAATATATGCTTTAGGTTGGACTATTGATTTGGAAAAGACAATAAATATGATATCTAATTATCTTAAACCAGGCGGGATATTTGTTTTTAGTTGGGATAATCCACTTATGCAGTGTTTGGAAGCAAAGGATGACAAGATTTTTTTTAATCGCTCGTATATGGAGGAAGAATTAATAAATATGAAAAAAGGTGGACAACCGATGTCGCTTTATAATTGGAAGTTATCAACATACATAAATGCACTTTCAAACGCAGGTATGAAGGTTGAAAGATTAATTGAGAATACGGACACAGAAACAATTAATAATGCTGCTGATTTTTCAGAAAAATATTATTCAGCTTTTAAGGCTAAGATTATACCAATGTCATTTATTATAAAAGCTATAAAATTATAA
- a CDS encoding GNAT family N-acetyltransferase, with translation MVLIRMATIDDIDSLVKLRILLLKEANKNIENYDWNKYSEVLKKFYYGSLQNRKTIAFLAVIDGDVVAISMICLYNITPSLYNLDGKMALLTDMYTTLQYRNKGYGMSLLNDIMEYVKNMGYGKVSLNATESGRKLYEKYGFKDVNGKMSFKFK, from the coding sequence GTGGTATTGATAAGAATGGCGACAATTGATGATATAGATAGTCTCGTAAAATTAAGAATTCTATTACTTAAGGAAGCAAACAAAAATATTGAAAATTATGATTGGAATAAATACTCAGAAGTATTAAAAAAATTCTACTATGGCAGCTTACAAAACAGGAAAACTATAGCATTTTTAGCAGTGATAGACGGAGACGTTGTTGCTATAAGTATGATTTGTTTATATAATATTACTCCTTCATTATATAATTTAGATGGAAAAATGGCATTGCTTACGGACATGTACACAACTTTGCAGTACAGGAACAAAGGGTATGGTATGAGTCTTTTGAACGATATAATGGAGTATGTAAAAAATATGGGGTATGGTAAGGTTAGTTTGAATGCTACCGAATCTGGTAGAAAATTGTACGAGAAATATGGGTTTAAAGATGTTAATGGAAAAATGTCTTTTAAGTTTAAATAA
- a CDS encoding class I SAM-dependent methyltransferase, translated as MNNVFKSYLENVKKPWGVMFYRVVWEQLSQITNSKILDFGSGLGITANHLAKNNEVVAIEPNADMVEMRICKNNYKQMIGDIEQLKQQEDSSFDLVVCHNVLEYAEDPKEIFREFYRVLRPNGIISMVKHNHAGRIMSKVIFENNMDEAIRLLNGGVSNVANFGQVNYYNINDITGWIGELDINIEKVLGIRTFFALHPNNEIRYDPIWQEKMFEVEMMVSDIEDYINISFYNHVLLKKTRRIPKAESYRK; from the coding sequence ATGAATAATGTTTTTAAATCATATTTAGAAAACGTAAAGAAACCCTGGGGCGTAATGTTTTATAGAGTAGTCTGGGAACAACTATCTCAAATAACTAATTCTAAAATCCTTGATTTCGGAAGTGGATTAGGAATTACAGCAAATCATTTAGCAAAGAACAATGAGGTGGTTGCAATAGAACCAAATGCCGACATGGTAGAAATGAGAATATGTAAAAATAATTATAAGCAGATGATTGGGGATATAGAGCAATTAAAACAACAAGAAGATAGTTCGTTTGATTTAGTAGTATGTCATAATGTTTTGGAGTATGCGGAAGATCCAAAAGAAATATTTAGAGAATTTTATCGAGTTCTTAGACCCAATGGAATAATTTCTATGGTAAAACACAATCATGCTGGAAGAATCATGTCCAAGGTCATTTTCGAAAATAATATGGACGAGGCAATCAGGTTGCTTAATGGTGGAGTAAGTAATGTAGCTAATTTTGGTCAGGTAAATTATTATAATATCAATGATATTACGGGGTGGATAGGTGAATTAGATATTAATATTGAAAAGGTGCTTGGAATTAGAACGTTTTTTGCTTTGCACCCAAATAATGAGATTAGATATGACCCAATTTGGCAAGAAAAGATGTTTGAGGTTGAAATGATGGTTTCTGATATAGAGGATTATATAAATATATCTTTTTACAACCATGTTTTATTAAAAAAAACAAGGAGAATACCCAAAGCAGAATCATATAGGAAGTAG
- a CDS encoding aminoglycoside 6-adenylyltransferase, protein MRSEEEVLKQILEFASNEEKVRAVILNGSRLNINVPKDIMQDYDVVFFIKGTEDISYKTNQSWIKQFGNLVILQQNNFDDGSYIFLMQFKDGLRIDLCFKAIEKIRVVVGEDSLSKILLDKDNLTDKIPEPNDSRYFVRKPTEKEWDSLINNLWWIQTYVAKGIWRDELPYVKYMYDVIFMDGIRKLLSWHIGSQYDWQVNVGKCGKWFNRFMKKDLYDEFISIYSGIDYYDIWIKLFKAEELIRTIGMELSNMLGYKYPMEYDINVSEFIRKIKALQNEAQSFDD, encoded by the coding sequence GTGAGAAGTGAAGAGGAAGTATTGAAACAAATTCTCGAATTTGCCAGTAATGAGGAGAAAGTTAGAGCGGTTATATTAAATGGGTCACGTTTAAATATAAATGTTCCTAAAGACATAATGCAGGATTATGATGTAGTGTTCTTTATTAAGGGGACTGAAGATATAAGCTATAAGACAAACCAAAGTTGGATAAAGCAGTTTGGTAATCTTGTAATATTACAACAAAATAATTTTGATGATGGTTCATATATATTTCTTATGCAATTTAAGGACGGTTTAAGAATTGACCTCTGTTTTAAGGCTATAGAAAAAATAAGAGTAGTGGTAGGAGAAGATTCACTTAGTAAAATACTACTTGATAAGGATAATCTTACAGATAAAATACCCGAACCCAACGATAGTAGATATTTTGTAAGAAAACCAACTGAAAAAGAGTGGGATTCATTAATAAATAATTTATGGTGGATACAGACTTATGTTGCAAAAGGAATTTGGCGAGATGAACTACCTTATGTAAAATATATGTATGATGTAATTTTTATGGATGGAATAAGAAAACTTTTATCATGGCATATAGGCTCACAATATGATTGGCAAGTTAATGTTGGTAAATGTGGGAAATGGTTTAATCGTTTTATGAAAAAAGATTTATATGATGAATTTATATCTATATACTCGGGGATTGATTATTATGATATTTGGATAAAACTTTTTAAAGCAGAGGAGTTAATAAGAACAATTGGAATGGAACTTAGTAATATGCTTGGTTATAAATACCCTATGGAATACGATATAAACGTTTCAGAGTTTATAAGAAAGATTAAGGCATTGCAAAACGAAGCACAGTCATTTGATGATTAA
- a CDS encoding class I SAM-dependent methyltransferase: MEYMKLKEYWLSEEKKIFEGWDFSYIAERKSEEPLPWNYDKMVHQYLSANSILLDMGTGGGEHLLTLKHPYNNTFATEAYQPNFELCKKTLMPLGIGVRQVFNDNYLPFENDIFDVIINR, translated from the coding sequence ATGGAATATATGAAGTTAAAAGAGTACTGGTTGTCGGAAGAAAAAAAGATATTTGAAGGGTGGGATTTTTCATATATCGCTGAAAGAAAATCAGAAGAACCCTTACCTTGGAATTATGATAAGATGGTTCACCAATATTTAAGTGCCAATTCAATTTTATTGGATATGGGAACTGGGGGCGGGGAACATTTATTGACGCTAAAGCACCCTTACAATAATACATTTGCTACAGAGGCGTATCAACCTAACTTTGAATTGTGTAAAAAGACACTAATGCCACTTGGAATTGGTGTTAGACAAGTTTTTAATGATAATTATTTGCCATTTGAAAATGACATATTTGACGTCATAATAAACAGATAA
- a CDS encoding D-alanine--D-alanine ligase family protein, giving the protein MKIVVLAGGLSPERDVSLSSGSQIANALREAGHHVLLLDVYEGLRTNESEFESLFEDKITGKPYYYKVKGTEPDLNEIKRKSNNGDSLIGKNVLPLCLFADVVFIALHGSMGENGQIQATFDSMGIKYTGTGYIGSLLAMDKDLTKKLLQQVGIPTAKWLTFSKNPLSTEYIVKTIGIPCVVKPCSAGSSIGVSIVYNIEELEAAIATANKIESSLLIEKMIVGREFSVGLLQGKALPVIEIIPKEGFYDYKNKYQAGLTQDICPANLLEYDTTRIKGLALKICETLRLGTYSRIDFILDERDEFICLEANTLPGMTPTSLIPKEALADGISYIELCNIIVNARTK; this is encoded by the coding sequence ATGAAAATCGTGGTACTTGCAGGCGGATTAAGTCCGGAAAGGGACGTTTCATTATCTTCTGGAAGTCAAATTGCTAATGCTCTTAGAGAAGCTGGTCACCATGTGTTGCTATTAGATGTATATGAAGGTTTAAGAACAAACGAAAGCGAATTTGAAAGTTTATTTGAAGATAAGATTACTGGAAAGCCATATTATTATAAGGTTAAAGGTACCGAGCCTGATTTAAATGAAATAAAGAGAAAAAGCAACAATGGGGATTCTCTTATAGGTAAAAATGTATTACCTCTTTGCCTATTTGCTGATGTTGTATTTATAGCTCTACACGGTTCAATGGGGGAAAATGGTCAAATACAGGCAACTTTTGATTCAATGGGAATTAAATATACTGGAACTGGCTATATTGGTAGCCTTCTTGCAATGGATAAGGATTTAACAAAGAAACTGTTACAACAAGTAGGTATTCCTACAGCTAAATGGTTGACTTTTAGTAAAAATCCACTATCAACAGAATATATAGTTAAAACGATTGGTATACCGTGTGTAGTGAAACCTTGTAGTGCTGGTTCAAGTATAGGAGTATCAATTGTTTATAATATTGAGGAGCTTGAAGCGGCAATTGCTACAGCTAATAAAATTGAATCAAGTCTACTTATCGAGAAAATGATAGTAGGTAGAGAGTTTTCTGTAGGTTTATTACAGGGGAAAGCATTACCTGTTATTGAAATAATACCAAAAGAAGGATTTTATGATTATAAGAATAAATATCAAGCGGGATTAACTCAAGATATATGCCCTGCAAATCTTTTAGAATACGATACAACGAGGATTAAGGGTCTAGCATTAAAAATATGTGAAACTTTACGGCTTGGGACATATTCTAGAATTGATTTTATTTTAGACGAGAGAGACGAATTTATATGTCTTGAAGCTAATACTCTTCCAGGTATGACACCTACAAGTCTAATTCCCAAAGAAGCTTTAGCTGATGGTATTTCATATATAGAATTGTGTAATATCATTGTTAATGCTAGAACAAAATAA
- a CDS encoding ASCH domain-containing protein: MEHDMTLFKEPFNMIKNRQKIIEVRLNDEKRQTICVGDLIIFYKLPDREEKLTVKVLDKYVFENFEQLYSNFDFSLFGCQGYPMKRMIDETYDIYTKEQEKKYGVLGIKICLI; the protein is encoded by the coding sequence ATGGAACATGATATGACTCTGTTTAAAGAACCTTTCAATATGATTAAAAACAGACAAAAAATTATAGAAGTTAGATTGAATGATGAAAAAAGACAAACCATTTGTGTTGGAGATTTAATTATCTTTTATAAACTTCCTGACAGGGAAGAAAAATTAACTGTTAAAGTTTTAGATAAATATGTATTTGAGAATTTTGAGCAATTATACAGTAATTTTGATTTTTCTTTATTTGGGTGTCAGGGTTATCCAATGAAACGTATGATTGATGAAACATATGATATTTATACAAAGGAACAAGAAAAAAAATATGGCGTTTTAGGTATTAAAATTTGTTTAATATAA
- a CDS encoding VOC family protein: MELEITVNSLYICVKDMDRAISFYEQLFERTVDKKDDIFSIFIIKSFKFCLFNNGKVNETVIWGDNCLPSLEVNNMNKLIGKLKSLKAEIIFPLTKINENRVLEFTDSEGNDIEVYCKG, translated from the coding sequence TTGGAACTTGAAATAACTGTAAATTCATTATATATTTGTGTTAAAGATATGGATAGAGCTATTAGTTTTTATGAGCAATTATTTGAACGGACGGTAGATAAGAAAGATGATATATTCAGTATTTTTATTATAAAAAGCTTTAAATTTTGCCTTTTTAACAATGGTAAAGTTAATGAAACAGTAATTTGGGGTGATAATTGTCTGCCAAGTTTGGAAGTTAATAATATGAATAAATTAATAGGAAAACTAAAGAGTTTAAAGGCAGAAATAATCTTTCCTTTAACAAAAATCAATGAAAATCGGGTGTTAGAATTTACTGATAGTGAAGGTAATGATATAGAAGTATATTGTAAAGGGTGA
- a CDS encoding GNAT family N-acetyltransferase, translating to MEQQAEVRLIKYNELQKLLQLYKHLKQEDPELIIDEALEKLWTEIYNDPNSYYIVVDIDGEIVASCVLTIIRNLTRNARPYGLIENVVTHSSYRKSGYGRRGLSKALEIAWEKNCYKVMLLTGSKKEETFRFYENSGFKRGEKTGFIAKPEY from the coding sequence ATGGAACAACAAGCAGAAGTAAGATTGATTAAGTATAACGAGTTACAAAAGTTGCTACAATTGTACAAACATCTTAAACAAGAAGACCCAGAACTTATTATTGATGAAGCTTTGGAAAAACTATGGACTGAAATATACAATGACCCTAACTCTTATTATATAGTGGTAGATATTGATGGTGAAATAGTAGCTTCTTGTGTCCTGACTATAATCAGAAATTTAACAAGAAATGCACGACCTTATGGACTAATTGAAAATGTGGTTACACATTCAAGCTATAGAAAAAGTGGATATGGAAGACGTGGATTGAGTAAGGCGTTAGAAATTGCATGGGAGAAAAATTGTTATAAGGTAATGCTTCTTACAGGCTCTAAAAAAGAAGAAACTTTCAGATTTTATGAAAATTCAGGGTTCAAAAGAGGAGAAAAGACAGGATTTATTGCAAAGCCTGAATACTGA